A single region of the Fusarium keratoplasticum isolate Fu6.1 chromosome 7, whole genome shotgun sequence genome encodes:
- a CDS encoding Ubiquitin carboxyl-terminal hydrolase yields the protein MSYRKHFIPLESNPTVFTELAHGLGLSPELEFHDVFSLDEPDLLSLIPRPALALVLVFPTSPNYEADLQQLDKQTPEYSKSGADEDVVWFKQTINNACGLYGILHAVTNGAARDFIRLLTSVEPLKYLDRAAVLEEDEQLESVYKTVALQGDTEAPENAEDEVDFHYVCFAKSHRNGHLYELDGDRKGPIDRCALDQDDDVLSERALGVISEFIRSVGKELGFSLLALAPAVN from the exons ATGTCATACCGCAAACACTTCATCCCACTCGAGTCGAATCCGACCGTCTTCACTGAGCTGGCccacggccttggcctctcaCCCGAGTTGGAATTCCATGACGTTTTCTCGCTAGACGAGCCGGACCTTCTTTCCCTTATCCCTCGTCCGGCTCTTGCTCTGGTGCTCGTCTTTCCGACTTCTCCAAACTACGAGGCGGATCTTCAACAGCTTGACAAACAAACGCCCGAATATTCCAAGAGCGGcgctgatgaggatgtcGTGTGGTTCAAGCAGACCATCAACAATGCTTGTGGACTGTACGGTATCTTGCACGCTGTTACCAATGGAGCCGCAAGGGACTTCATCC GCCTTCTTACATCAGTCGAGCCTCTCAAATACTTGGACCGCGCGGCTGTCCtagaggaggatgagcagCTGGAATCTGTCTACAAGACGGTTGCTTTGCAAGGTGACACTGAAGCACCTGAGaacgccgaggacgaggttgacTTTCATTACGTCTGTTTTGCCAAGTCTCACAGGAATGGCCATCTCTACGAACTCGACGGCGACAGGAAAGGCCCAATCGACAGGTGTGCCTTGGACCAGGACGATGACGTGCTCTCAGAGAGAGCTCTTGGCGTGATTTCCGAGTTCATTCGGAGTGTAGGAAAGGAGCTTGGCTTCAGTCTGCTTGCTTTGGCCCCAGCAGTAAATTAA
- a CDS encoding DLH domain-containing protein — translation MSSHPPATCCATGTLHQGTPKGTMVKIDGKIDAYLSKPSTQARTAILYIPDIVGIWQNSKLMADAFAEQGYICLVLDIFNGDPAPLNMPDGFDIMWWLNNGSQGNNPHTQEAIDPIVVSGIDYLKSLEGITQIGAVGYCLGAKYVIRHFKDGIGCGFIAHPSFVEEQELSAVVGPLSIAAAEHDDIFTVEKRHESEAILSKSKNEWQINLFSGVHHGFAVRGDMSDRKQQFAKDQAFTQAVAWFKSHLGYS, via the exons ATGTCCTCCCATCCGCCCGCCACATGCTGTGCTACTGGCACCCTTCACCA GGGTACTCCCAAGGGAACCATGGTGAAGATCGATGGCAAGATCGACGCTTATCTTTCCAAGCCTTCCACCCAGGCTCGCACAGCCATCTTGTACATCCCAGACATTGTCGGAATCTGGCAGAATAGCAAGCTTATGGCAGATGCATTTGCTGAGCAGGGTTATATCTGCCTCGTTCTTGATATATTCAATGGCGATCCGGCGCCCTTGAACATGCCCGATGGCTTCGACATAATGTGGTGGCTGAATAACGGATCTCAGGGAAATAACCCTCACACTCAGGAAGCCATCGATCCTATTGTGGTTTCGGGAATTGATTATCTCAAAAGCCTCGAGGGAATTACTCAGATTGGCGCTGTAGGATACTGCCTAGGGGCAAAG TATGTCATCCGCCATTTCAAGGATGGCATTGGTTGCGGTTTCATCGCTCATCCCTCTTTCGTGGAGGAACAAGAACTCTCTGCTGTTGTTGGTCCACTGTCAATTGCTGCCGCCGAGCATGATGATATTTTCACTGTAGAGAAACGCCATGAGAGTGAAGCTATTctgtccaagtccaagaacgAGTGGCAGATCAACCTGTTTTCCGGAGTACATCACGGGTTCGCTGTTAGGGGGGATATGAGCGACAGGAAGCAACAGTTTGCAAAAGACCAAGCTTTCACTCAAGCAGTAGCATGGTTCAAGAGTCACCTCGGCTATAGTTGA